One part of the Cyclobacteriaceae bacterium genome encodes these proteins:
- a CDS encoding tungsten formylmethanofuran dehydrogenase, whose product MAETASVKEKKESKKSSMERSVLLKAYELMCTAKRMAETYDENREVCSKYVHSTSRGHEAIQLALGLQLKPWDYASLYYRDESVLLAIGMEPYELMLQLMAKRDDPFSGGRSYYGHPSLKREGFPVIPHQSSATGMQAIPATGMAHGIAYLESQKLLDAQNKPIVVCSLGDGSVTEGEVAEAFQMAVLKKMPIIYLVQDNGWGISATGDEMRAMDAYEYAAGFKGMERMRLDGSDFIDSYKGIKKAITYVRKNRGPILVHVRCPLLGHHTSGVRKEWYRGEDLDGHQLNDPIVKFEKWLRESGETEKTLSDIRKTAYEKVAHDYQQAIKAADPDVEDFDSHEFAPTPVTKELGERSPKGAEKVIMVDAALHAVDEIMRKHPEALFYGQDVGRRLGGVFREAATLAEKYGDHRVFNTPIQEAYIVGSTAGMSAVGAKPIVEIQFADYIWPGINQLVEELSKSCYLSKGKFPIQALIRVPIGAYGGGGPYHSGSVESTLLTIRGIKVVYPSNAADMKGLLKASFYDPNPVVLLEHKGLYWSKVPGTLDAKTVEPEEDYIIPLGKARIVQEALDEKISGGESAVIITYGMGVYWAKEASRNFPGQIEILDLRTLNPIDWEAIVGSVKKHNRAFVLTEEPLLNSFAESLAGRIQRECFKDLDAPVWLLGAENLPAVPLNVDLEKMMLPNAKKVGNALEHLLRY is encoded by the coding sequence ATGGCTGAAACGGCAAGCGTGAAGGAAAAAAAGGAGTCGAAGAAATCAAGCATGGAGCGATCGGTTTTGCTAAAAGCTTACGAACTCATGTGTACTGCCAAACGCATGGCTGAAACATATGATGAGAACAGGGAAGTGTGCAGCAAATACGTACACAGTACATCGCGTGGGCATGAGGCCATACAATTGGCTTTAGGGCTTCAACTAAAACCCTGGGATTATGCATCACTTTACTACCGTGATGAATCTGTTTTACTGGCGATTGGAATGGAGCCTTACGAACTGATGCTTCAACTCATGGCCAAACGCGATGATCCGTTTTCGGGCGGTCGCTCGTATTATGGCCATCCATCATTGAAGCGCGAAGGTTTTCCGGTTATTCCTCACCAAAGTTCTGCAACCGGTATGCAGGCCATACCGGCTACCGGCATGGCACATGGCATTGCCTACCTTGAATCACAAAAACTGCTGGATGCACAAAATAAACCTATTGTAGTGTGTTCGTTGGGCGATGGATCAGTAACCGAAGGAGAGGTAGCTGAAGCTTTTCAAATGGCCGTGCTAAAGAAGATGCCCATCATCTACCTGGTGCAGGATAATGGTTGGGGTATTTCAGCAACCGGTGACGAGATGCGTGCTATGGATGCTTATGAGTATGCGGCCGGTTTTAAAGGTATGGAACGCATGCGCCTGGATGGTTCAGATTTTATTGATTCGTACAAGGGAATAAAGAAAGCAATAACTTACGTACGGAAAAACAGGGGACCTATTTTGGTCCATGTCAGGTGCCCGCTGTTGGGGCATCACACCTCAGGTGTGCGAAAGGAGTGGTATAGGGGTGAAGATCTTGATGGTCATCAACTTAATGACCCGATAGTAAAATTTGAAAAATGGCTTCGTGAATCCGGTGAAACGGAGAAAACGTTGAGCGACATCAGGAAGACTGCTTATGAAAAGGTAGCTCATGATTATCAGCAAGCTATTAAAGCCGCTGATCCTGATGTTGAAGATTTTGATTCGCACGAGTTTGCGCCAACACCCGTAACCAAGGAGTTGGGTGAGCGATCGCCAAAAGGAGCAGAGAAAGTTATCATGGTTGATGCTGCCCTTCATGCTGTTGATGAAATTATGCGCAAACATCCAGAGGCGTTGTTTTACGGACAGGATGTTGGCCGCAGGTTGGGAGGGGTATTTCGGGAGGCAGCAACACTGGCCGAAAAGTATGGTGATCACCGTGTTTTTAATACGCCTATTCAAGAAGCCTACATTGTTGGATCTACTGCAGGCATGTCGGCCGTAGGGGCAAAGCCCATTGTTGAAATCCAGTTTGCGGATTATATATGGCCTGGTATCAATCAATTGGTTGAAGAACTTTCCAAAAGTTGCTACCTGTCAAAAGGTAAATTTCCGATACAAGCTTTAATTCGGGTGCCCATTGGGGCCTATGGTGGGGGAGGTCCCTATCATTCGGGTAGTGTTGAGTCAACGTTACTGACCATACGCGGTATAAAAGTGGTGTACCCTTCCAATGCTGCCGACATGAAGGGACTGCTTAAGGCATCGTTTTATGATCCAAATCCTGTGGTATTGCTCGAACACAAGGGTTTATACTGGAGCAAAGTGCCCGGTACGTTGGATGCAAAAACAGTAGAGCCGGAGGAAGATTATATTATTCCGTTGGGTAAAGCCCGCATTGTTCAGGAAGCGTTGGATGAAAAAATAAGTGGCGGTGAATCGGCTGTTATTATTACTTACGGCATGGGTGTGTATTGGGCAAAAGAAGCTTCGCGAAATTTCCCGGGCCAAATCGAAATACTTGATTTGCGTACACTCAATCCAATTGATTGGGAAGCTATAGTTGGTTCCGTAAAAAAGCATAACCGTGCTTTTGTACTTACCGAGGAGCCGCTGTTAAATTCATTTGCTGAATCGTTGGCCGGCAGGATACAACGCGAATGCTTTAAGGATTTGGATGCACCGGTATGGTTGTTGGGGGCCGAGAACCTGCCTGCTGTTCCGCTTAATGTTGATTTGGAAAAGATGATGCTGCCGAATGCTAAAAAAGTGGGGAACGCACTTGAGCACTTGTTGAGGTATTAG